A section of the Phacochoerus africanus isolate WHEZ1 chromosome 4, ROS_Pafr_v1, whole genome shotgun sequence genome encodes:
- the LOC125124383 gene encoding mitochondrial ornithine transporter 2-like, with protein sequence MNCSPALQAAIDLTAGALGGTACVLTRQPFDTMKVKMQTFPGLYKGLADCGLKTYAQVGLRGFYKGTGPALMAYVAENSVLFMCYGFCQQFVGKVVGLDQQEKLSHLQTAAAGSSASAFAALALCPTELVKCRLQTMHELEMSGRLAKSPKTVWGVVKSILRKDGPLGFYHGLSSTLLQEVPGYFFFFGGYELSRSFFASGGSKDELGSVPLMLSGGIAGICLWLLIYPVDFVKSRIQVLSMFGKQAGFMGTLLSVVKNEGIAALYSGMKATLIRAFPANGSLFLAYEYSRKMMMSQFEA encoded by the coding sequence ATGAATTGCAGTCCTGCCCTCCAAGCCGCCATCGACCTGACCGCGGGGGCCCTCGGGGGCACAGCGTGCGTCCTGACCCGGCAGCCCTTCGACACGATGAAAGTGAAGATGCAGACGTTCCCCGGTCTCTACAAGGGCCTCGCCGACTGCGGCCTGAAGACCTACGCCCAGGTGGGCCTGCGGGGCTTCTACAAGGGGACCGGCCCCGCGCTGATGGCCTACGTCGCCGAGAACTCGGTCCTCTTTATGTGCTACGGCTTCTGCCAACAGTTCGTCGGGAAAGTGGTTGGACTGGACCAGCAGGAGAAGCTGAGTCATCTGCAGACGGCGGCCGCCGGTTCCTCCGCCTCCGCCTTTGCCGCGCTGGCCCTGTGCCCCACGGAGCTTGTCAAGTGCCGGCTGCAGACCATGCACGAACTGGAGATGTCAGGGAGGCTGGCAAAAAGCCCTAAGACGGTTTGGGGCGTCGTGAAGAGCATCCTTCGAAAGGATGGGCCCTTGGGCTTCTACCACGGACTCTCGAGCACTCTGCTTCAAGAAGTGCCGGGCTATTTCTTCTTCTTCGGTGGCTATGAACTGAGCCGATCGTTTTTTGCCTCAGGGGGATCAAAAGATGAACTAGGCTCTGTCCCCTTGATGTTAAGTGGTGGAATTGCTGGAATTTGCCTTTGGCTTCTCATATACCCTGTGGATTTTGTCAAATCCAGAATTCAGGTTCTTTCCATGTTTGGAAAGCAGGCAGGATTTATGGGAACTCTTTTAAGTGTTGTGAAAAATGAAGGAATAGCAGCCTTATATTCTGGAATGAAAGCTACTTTGATTCGAGCCTTCCCTGCCAATGGGTCACTGTTTTTGGCTTATGAATACAGCAGGAAGATGATGATGAGCCAGTTTGAAGCATAA
- the TAF7 gene encoding transcription initiation factor TFIID subunit 7 has protein sequence MSKSKDDAPHELESQFILRLPPEYASTVRRAVQSGHVNLKDRLTIELHPDGRHGIVRVDRVPLASKLVDLPCVMESLKTIDKKTFYKTADICQMLVSTVDGDLYPPVEEPAATADPKASKKKDKDKEKKFIWNHGITLPLKNVRKRRFRKTAKKKYIESPDVEKEVKRLLSTDAEAVSTRWEIIAEDETKETENQGLDISSPGLSGHRQGHDSLEHDELREIFNDLSSSSEDEDETQHQDEEDINIIDTEEDLERQLQDKLNESDEQHQENEGTNQLVMGIQKQIDNMKGKLQETQDRAKRQEDLIMKVENLALKNRFQAVLDELKQKEDREKEQLSSLQEELESLLEK, from the coding sequence atgaGTAAGAGCAAAGACGATGCTCCTCATGAACTGGAGAGCCAGTTTATCTTACGCCTACCTCCGGAATATGCCTCTACGGTGAGGCGGGCAGTACAGTCTGGCCACGTCAACCTGAAGGACAGACTGACAATTGAGTTACACCCCGATGGGCGTCATGGAATCGTCAGAGTGGACCGGGTGCCACTGGCCTCAAAATTGGTAGATCTGCCCTGTGTTATGGAGAGTTTGAAAACCATTGATAAAAAAACCTTTTACAAGACAGCTGATATCTGTCAGATGCTCGTCTCTACAGTTGATGGTGATCTCTATCCCCCTGTGGAGGAACCAGCTGCTACTGCCGATCccaaagcaagcaagaaaaaggataaggacaaagagaagaagtttatatggaaccatggaATTACTCTGCCTCtaaaaaatgtcagaaagagaaggtTCCGAAAGACAGCAAAGAAGAAGTACATTGAGTCTCCGGATGTGGAAAAAGAAGTGAAGCGCTTGCTGAGCACAGATGCCGAAGCTGTCAGTACCCGCTGGGAAATAATTGCTGAAgatgaaacaaaagaaacagaaaatcaaggCCTTGATATCTCTTCCCCAGGACTGTCTGGCCACAGGCAGGGCCATGACTCACTGGAACACGATGAGCTTCGGGAGATATTCAATGACCTCAGCAGCAGCAGTGAGGATGAAGATGAGACACAGCATCAAGATGAAGAAGACATAAACATCATCGACACCGAGGAAGATCTGGAAAGGCAGCTGCAGGACAAGCTCAATGAATCAGATGAACAGCACCAAGAAAATGAGGGAACCAATCAGCTGGTGATGGGAATTCAGAAACAGATTGATAACATGAAAGGCAAGCTCCAAGAGACCCAGGACAGGGCAAAGCGACAGGAGGATCTGATCATGAAGGTGGAAAATCTGGCTCTCAAGAACAGATTTCAGGCCGTGCTGGATGAACTGAAACAAAAGGAAGACCGAGAAAAGGAGCAGCTCAGCTCTTTGCAGGAGGAGCTAGAATCACTCCTGGAGAAGTGA